Proteins from a single region of Halostella litorea:
- a CDS encoding integrase core domain-containing protein: VGSRSSVREWLEQFMHYYNRHRPHQALDGKTPIEKLQN, encoded by the coding sequence GGTGGGCAGTCGCTCCAGCGTCCGAGAGTGGCTTGAACAGTTCATGCATTACTACAACCGCCACAGACCCCACCAAGCTCTCGATGGAAAAACGCCGATCGAGAAACTCCAGAACTAG
- a CDS encoding DNA-binding protein codes for MSSNNASGKVVSVDEQAFEKAGGQAVDEDGFPVVDETPEFEAAVEQETQAKVDANHPDGIADTSEDRIHGVTLEQEERIRAREAELERISAQAELGTQEGREQRTREVVSEQCGRDEPAPAERTDPREMLTQDELAAVNEQAMRISDEVQGGWSRAVVAKQLAEKVQRGRDVTKAVLETLEELKAAPGAIVPIADVPDVPVGEVTVEGEITQLWDPSDTSISQVGLIEDDSGKIKFTIWEASRKTVVSEGETVRFRAVKKNWYQGRCSIAITGWSRIEFPERGRWWEE; via the coding sequence ATGTCCAGTAACAACGCTAGCGGAAAGGTCGTTTCGGTCGATGAACAGGCATTCGAGAAAGCGGGCGGTCAGGCGGTCGATGAAGACGGCTTCCCGGTCGTCGACGAGACGCCGGAGTTCGAGGCGGCGGTCGAGCAGGAGACGCAGGCGAAGGTGGATGCGAACCACCCGGACGGGATCGCGGACACGAGCGAGGACCGGATTCACGGGGTCACCCTCGAACAGGAAGAGCGCATTCGGGCGCGGGAAGCCGAACTGGAGCGCATCAGTGCCCAGGCCGAGCTCGGAACGCAGGAGGGTCGCGAGCAGCGCACGCGAGAGGTCGTCAGCGAGCAGTGTGGTCGTGACGAGCCGGCGCCGGCGGAGCGCACGGATCCCCGAGAGATGCTGACGCAAGACGAACTCGCGGCGGTCAACGAGCAGGCGATGCGGATCAGCGACGAAGTGCAGGGCGGCTGGTCGAGAGCGGTCGTCGCGAAGCAGCTGGCCGAGAAGGTGCAGCGCGGTCGGGACGTCACGAAGGCGGTGCTGGAGACCCTCGAGGAGTTGAAGGCGGCGCCGGGGGCGATCGTGCCCATCGCGGACGTGCCGGACGTCCCGGTCGGTGAGGTGACGGTCGAAGGTGAAATCACGCAGCTCTGGGATCCGAGTGATACCTCGATTTCTCAGGTCGGGTTGATCGAGGACGATAGCGGGAAGATCAAGTTCACCATCTGGGAGGCCTCTCGGAAGACGGTCGTGAGTGAAGGTGAGACGGTCCGGTTCCGGGCCGTCAAGAAGAACTGGTACCAGGGGCGGTGCAGCATCGCCATCACGGGCTGGAGCAGGATCGAATTCCCAGAGCGCGGTCGGTGGTGGGAAGAGTAG
- a CDS encoding HalOD1 output domain-containing protein, producing MHSPPADSSGGPNDLVVEIIETLETCGLEDDGYQLHDYVDIDALEQLLASSDGDIAVQFTVEGIPLEVSPDGVDVIVEDESGCVNE from the coding sequence ATGCATTCCCCTCCAGCGGACAGTTCGGGCGGACCGAATGACCTCGTCGTCGAGATCATCGAGACACTGGAGACATGCGGGCTCGAAGACGACGGCTATCAACTCCACGATTACGTGGACATCGATGCGCTCGAACAGTTGCTTGCCTCATCCGATGGGGACATCGCCGTCCAGTTTACTGTCGAAGGGATTCCACTCGAGGTCTCACCGGACGGTGTCGACGTCATCGTCGAGGATGAGTCCGGGTGCGTCAACGAATAA
- a CDS encoding MarR family transcriptional regulator, producing the protein MRFDADWMSRADDRILEHLSEDGPDTPKEMADSDRVRFFRQHINARCKTLVEYRLLVHLGNGVYDITREGEQYLAGDLDARDLDPE; encoded by the coding sequence ATGCGCTTTGACGCCGACTGGATGTCTCGCGCCGATGACCGCATTCTGGAGCATCTCTCTGAGGACGGCCCTGATACCCCCAAGGAAATGGCTGATAGCGACCGCGTCCGGTTCTTCCGGCAACACATCAACGCCCGCTGCAAGACACTCGTCGAATATCGACTCCTCGTCCACCTCGGCAACGGTGTCTACGACATCACACGAGAGGGCGAGCAGTATCTCGCCGGCGACCTCGACGCTCGTGACCTCGACCCCGAATAG
- a CDS encoding DUF7437 domain-containing protein: MSRTSNRADGDIVQDFLSVADLLEEPQLAQLYAYLAREGEATVQDVMDDLELAQGTAYSYVNRLVDAGVVDVTDDEQPRRYAAREIDLTVTTAASDREYTITPALIDAVGRRETDADIDTYIDRHGVAGLATALTYAVARERGEVTHRLMAEDLDISPLAAEMILQALRPVVHEHYDIEEAGAGLDELDIDGDGANDA; this comes from the coding sequence GTGTCACGCACTTCAAATCGCGCCGACGGCGACATCGTCCAGGACTTCCTCTCGGTCGCCGATCTCCTCGAGGAGCCACAGCTGGCTCAGCTGTACGCGTACCTCGCCCGGGAGGGGGAGGCGACCGTCCAGGACGTGATGGACGACCTCGAGCTCGCACAGGGAACCGCCTACAGCTACGTCAACCGGCTCGTCGACGCCGGCGTCGTCGACGTCACCGACGACGAGCAGCCGCGCCGGTACGCTGCTCGGGAGATCGACCTGACCGTGACGACGGCCGCCAGTGACCGCGAGTACACGATCACGCCGGCGCTGATCGACGCCGTCGGCCGCCGCGAGACGGACGCCGACATCGACACCTACATCGACCGCCACGGCGTCGCCGGCCTCGCGACGGCGCTCACCTACGCCGTCGCTCGGGAGCGTGGGGAAGTGACCCACCGGCTGATGGCCGAAGACCTCGACATTTCGCCGCTGGCTGCAGAGATGATCCTCCAGGCGCTCCGGCCCGTCGTCCACGAGCACTACGACATCGAGGAAGCTGGGGCGGGACTCGACGAGTTGGATATCGACGGCGACGGCGCAAACGACGCGTGA
- a CDS encoding DUF7558 family protein, giving the protein MQQTLVGCAFCDALPGTETGEAHTWGQDERVTHPICVDCAIQTEPDPDERDHVACDGCGLVVDTLAALTRFRVELGHLEGPLQFCARCNPGGLATYWTRDLEEHLVAAPAE; this is encoded by the coding sequence ATGCAGCAGACCCTTGTCGGCTGTGCGTTTTGCGACGCGCTGCCCGGTACCGAGACTGGCGAGGCCCACACCTGGGGGCAGGACGAGCGGGTCACCCACCCAATCTGTGTCGACTGCGCGATTCAGACGGAGCCGGATCCCGACGAGCGCGATCACGTCGCCTGTGACGGCTGTGGGCTGGTCGTCGACACGCTCGCAGCGCTCACGCGATTCCGGGTCGAACTGGGGCATCTGGAAGGCCCGTTGCAGTTTTGCGCCCGCTGTAACCCCGGTGGCCTAGCCACCTACTGGACGCGTGACCTCGAGGAGCATCTCGTCGCGGCGCCGGCGGAGTGA
- a CDS encoding DUF7344 domain-containing protein, giving the protein MPEADDEFHGNEWSQTIIDYLADSDDGTASLDALIEHIIDQETNPVAADRVTVSYEVVHVCLPKLEENGVVKFNERTETIKYQRPTA; this is encoded by the coding sequence ATGCCTGAGGCCGACGACGAGTTCCACGGAAATGAATGGTCGCAGACGATTATCGACTATCTAGCGGACTCAGACGACGGAACTGCATCGCTCGATGCTCTCATCGAGCACATCATCGACCAAGAGACGAACCCAGTCGCAGCTGACAGAGTTACCGTCAGCTACGAAGTAGTCCACGTGTGTCTCCCGAAACTCGAAGAGAACGGGGTCGTCAAGTTTAACGAACGAACCGAGACAATCAAATACCAACGACCAACAGCGTGA
- a CDS encoding primase-associated protein: MSPSTPTDDEDMAYRVAALPLEYGETRINQLFTRGYNRYVVDGEDQPEDLVNDVERFGTAAFKEQVRVDAAEEPFVDEPGTLAVLATLSAICVKENPKFEHASPRNIQVLYDIRELYVNNLASLMHAHGDGSLQQDIADVLYSKEPGEDGPHPGRVCTGITEMPEFGDGLYLEIPMAAASRKCLVREDESSTGNDDGGEILTRVKDNNLYVPVGDFDSKYRDYAERAFKKLLRVQEDGLSDDQLSWLTTNESAITERIDRFLETGHHERIWRNWDRGERTIRVLRRALSDAPDDVAQKGEFHTAKELYRAVTAYDAEDEWESSVTDWISSPSSLAKTLADHESHSAVTIDRDGRVNTYRIGRAGTGAEQIEVREIEDLFELPCMANMEERLHEKKPVRKDLYNFARMVMWLPQYQDSSLDEIVADLKDVFSRWPWYDEQETEYQVRYEFSNTIDGDTPLPMNCDNDDLQRYCIGQDQCPYSIWGSLPFPDEMYEQVEEESAGPAEQF, translated from the coding sequence ATGAGTCCGAGTACCCCCACCGACGACGAGGACATGGCGTATCGGGTTGCGGCACTCCCGCTGGAGTACGGTGAGACCCGCATCAACCAGCTGTTTACGCGTGGCTACAACCGATACGTCGTCGACGGCGAGGACCAACCAGAGGACCTCGTGAACGACGTCGAGCGGTTCGGGACGGCGGCGTTCAAAGAGCAGGTCCGTGTCGACGCCGCCGAAGAGCCGTTCGTCGACGAACCGGGGACGCTCGCCGTGCTCGCGACGCTGAGTGCGATCTGTGTGAAAGAAAACCCGAAGTTCGAGCACGCGTCACCACGGAACATTCAGGTGCTCTACGACATCCGGGAGCTGTACGTCAACAATCTCGCCTCCCTCATGCACGCCCACGGCGATGGATCACTCCAGCAGGACATCGCCGACGTGCTGTACAGCAAGGAGCCCGGTGAGGATGGCCCACATCCGGGTCGGGTCTGTACGGGCATCACGGAGATGCCGGAGTTCGGGGATGGCCTGTACCTCGAAATCCCGATGGCGGCGGCGTCACGCAAATGTCTCGTTCGGGAGGACGAGTCGTCGACAGGGAATGACGATGGCGGGGAGATACTGACGCGAGTGAAGGACAACAATCTGTACGTCCCGGTCGGTGATTTCGACAGCAAGTATCGGGACTACGCTGAGCGGGCGTTCAAGAAGCTCCTGCGGGTGCAAGAAGACGGGCTCTCCGACGACCAGCTATCGTGGCTGACCACGAACGAGTCGGCAATTACGGAGCGGATCGACCGCTTCCTCGAGACCGGCCATCACGAGCGCATCTGGCGGAACTGGGACCGTGGGGAACGGACGATTCGCGTCCTCCGGCGGGCTCTTAGTGATGCGCCCGATGACGTGGCGCAAAAGGGTGAGTTCCACACGGCGAAGGAGCTCTATCGAGCGGTTACGGCGTACGACGCCGAGGACGAGTGGGAATCCTCTGTAACGGACTGGATATCGAGTCCGAGCAGTCTCGCGAAGACGCTGGCCGACCACGAGTCCCACTCGGCCGTCACGATCGACCGCGACGGGCGCGTCAATACGTACCGAATCGGGCGAGCCGGAACCGGCGCCGAACAGATCGAAGTGCGAGAGATCGAGGACCTCTTCGAACTCCCCTGTATGGCGAATATGGAGGAGCGGCTACACGAGAAGAAGCCCGTCCGGAAGGATCTCTATAACTTCGCGCGGATGGTGATGTGGCTGCCGCAGTACCAGGACAGCAGCCTCGACGAGATCGTCGCGGACCTCAAGGACGTCTTCTCCCGGTGGCCGTGGTACGACGAGCAGGAGACCGAGTACCAGGTTCGCTACGAATTCTCGAACACGATCGACGGCGACACGCCGTTGCCGATGAACTGCGATAACGACGATCTACAGCGCTACTGTATCGGCCAGGACCAGTGTCCCTACTCGATCTGGGGCAGCCTCCCGTTCCCGGATGAGATGTACGAGCAGGTCGAAGAGGAATCCGCGGGTCCCGCTGAGCAATTCTGA
- a CDS encoding bifunctional DNA primase/polymerase → MTWRQATREEIYAYYAEEFPRYLDDLPEFITATGPKQYAVAFRESHPVRKDEVPDKDFIRRDTWQTDASGDRTTPEFDDLEDVVEFIRHPARNDPLGRSKFALADPEVLEQPDPRPDAVYYALDHWERPWVLLVDIDAKEIARDRADEMVSTDLDDRGDDALLDAAGILDAAPEGYPYAFEDIDRAIEYGFEVRDIFEDDFDAEETMVVYSGQGVHVYLLDTDPAHRYDEQSREVLNDLLLETYDIPIDPVVTADRRRVARLPYSLHADVCSIVQPIESPAFDVRSATPEVIDE, encoded by the coding sequence ATGACCTGGCGACAGGCGACCCGCGAGGAGATTTACGCCTACTATGCCGAGGAGTTCCCCCGCTATCTGGACGACCTGCCGGAATTCATCACGGCGACCGGCCCGAAACAGTACGCCGTCGCCTTTCGCGAGTCCCACCCGGTGCGCAAAGACGAGGTGCCGGACAAGGACTTCATCCGGCGGGATACCTGGCAAACAGATGCGTCGGGCGACCGAACGACGCCCGAGTTCGACGACCTCGAGGACGTCGTCGAGTTCATACGCCACCCCGCTCGCAACGACCCGCTGGGGCGGAGCAAGTTCGCGCTTGCTGATCCGGAGGTGCTGGAGCAACCGGACCCACGGCCCGACGCCGTCTACTACGCGCTGGATCACTGGGAACGACCCTGGGTCCTCCTCGTCGACATCGACGCGAAAGAGATCGCCCGAGACCGAGCGGACGAGATGGTGTCGACGGACCTCGACGATCGGGGCGACGACGCGCTCCTCGACGCTGCGGGTATCCTCGATGCCGCTCCCGAGGGGTATCCGTACGCCTTCGAAGACATCGACCGCGCCATCGAATACGGGTTCGAGGTGCGTGACATCTTCGAGGACGATTTCGACGCCGAGGAGACGATGGTCGTGTACAGCGGGCAGGGGGTCCACGTCTACCTGCTGGATACCGACCCGGCGCACCGATACGACGAGCAGAGTCGCGAAGTGTTGAACGACCTCCTCCTCGAGACGTACGACATCCCGATCGATCCCGTCGTGACGGCCGACCGCCGGCGTGTCGCTCGCCTGCCCTACTCGCTGCACGCCGACGTCTGTAGCATCGTTCAACCAATCGAGAGTCCGGCGTTCGACGTTCGGTCGGCGACACCCGAGGTGATCGACGAATGA
- a CDS encoding ATP-binding protein, whose translation MAEYLRVTPTSERLDPESIPRVLDSLHKLTTPGSSGLGAKLNPLHSETPPRFEFLAISDGPDDPVEFFYGADAHLDTLEKRLRSIYPSTFDIERVDVDVAARLIQPVKFTPQEFVDHYEAGRLQYEFGPAEQYDIVDEESEDSEPAEADPVVDGGTAATSVPDHHVTVGDSALELAPPDALPDDEEERRAIEKPTMTPAGTILARPAQDAVSPLGVRWCGSASRKQDWMTSLTPFTAEETNGDLSSVDEPGAALASLIDHLMEATAPTAFQVVFQRRASWQSDSEVRKEDLVDGRDTFFQEVVGSLLEVEEQRSDQDDRQLSEAVEKRIEYIDAKNAKRSFTVNIRAVGVPTDTIRDDLDGRMDSLLPVFDPLDGPFYEVEGQRLRDSGFREKTKEKKARAALQRLLNRELMTGRGKTRPELVLCGTELANFVLVPSSEQLTVEGTRGTRAEQQSRNPLPWPNPDLIQQFQDGMAIGYALDENGEPRPEPIRIPPDLLPTHYGRFASTGGGKSKAIINDALSLRDTTGGPVVLVDPKGDGMCENYLRCHYERFSGLDDVYHFRVPETIPAFSFFDIRPALEAGRNREDAIQDKVDHFHDILRMIMGREQYGQAFVANEILSYLIKALFDEEYGSDVFGLDDLFAAALRMQRDQTIPPVSADNQNIEESLTRHFAKDNHQFQVSMDAVGNRLDKLKEDAHLRRIFSHVPEQNDAGEYVDNRFDFREFLDKDATIIFDLGDLRPEAQRAITLLLLSNLWDAVQVRRRDGQTDYEKLTNLIIEEAAPVASTKLVSEQLLPQGRSFGLSMGLVMQFPEQVRNRNERAYDEVLNNIKTKLIGNISIERDLAESLAHEDLSPTELRNRINTLPSGEWIAQLPSPSFGETGPPPFSLKPLPIAPGHPESDQPLTEPQEDHFESVSRPRMVERTQAQYGLREPTESTTSPEETGWGSSGGETTGSAADGDAATDPTQSAFISESTAEDASTSTTQVETDSDPDADEAAMSPLFGQATETDEDPAGDQAAQTENGATPVQESSVPVPDDELQQRGLSRDDVRFLNRVLDVMNREDDEYTLLDRMSQLRDEYDDLHMERLTEQDLLEADSAAGRKYYTVLPDGRDLLGRELKAGPGAGDLGEKTPHKVGVRLLELWLHQRDDVGRVEPYYETDDGTVLDVAGFDEGGDLVWAGEAELASNNRHAPVEDYDKLSAVDADAIWAFNNRETALNVLESLADADRIDERVSGRAARSFATIRDAVNEFDAAGLTTVRGFKNLDQELNQ comes from the coding sequence ATGGCTGAGTACCTGCGCGTCACGCCGACATCCGAGCGACTCGATCCGGAGAGCATCCCCCGAGTCCTCGACAGCCTCCACAAGCTGACCACGCCCGGCTCGTCGGGTCTCGGGGCGAAGCTGAACCCGCTCCACAGCGAGACACCACCCCGATTCGAGTTCCTCGCAATCAGTGATGGCCCGGACGACCCGGTGGAGTTCTTCTACGGGGCCGATGCGCACCTCGATACGCTCGAGAAGCGCCTCCGCTCCATCTATCCAAGCACGTTCGACATCGAGCGCGTCGACGTCGACGTCGCCGCTCGGCTCATTCAGCCAGTCAAGTTCACACCGCAGGAATTCGTCGACCACTACGAGGCCGGGCGGCTGCAGTACGAGTTTGGCCCGGCAGAACAGTACGACATCGTCGACGAGGAATCAGAGGACTCCGAGCCAGCCGAAGCGGACCCCGTTGTCGACGGCGGTACGGCAGCCACGAGCGTCCCCGATCATCACGTGACTGTCGGGGACTCAGCCCTCGAACTAGCGCCGCCCGATGCACTTCCAGACGACGAGGAAGAGCGACGGGCCATCGAGAAGCCGACGATGACACCGGCGGGAACGATTCTGGCTCGCCCGGCACAGGATGCTGTCTCGCCGCTCGGTGTCCGGTGGTGTGGCTCCGCGTCGCGGAAGCAGGACTGGATGACCTCGCTGACGCCGTTCACGGCAGAGGAAACGAACGGCGATCTCTCGTCCGTCGACGAGCCCGGCGCGGCGCTGGCGTCGCTGATCGACCACTTGATGGAGGCGACAGCGCCGACCGCGTTCCAAGTCGTCTTCCAACGGCGTGCTAGCTGGCAGTCCGACTCGGAGGTACGGAAAGAGGACCTCGTCGACGGCCGGGATACGTTCTTCCAGGAAGTCGTCGGGTCGTTGCTCGAGGTCGAGGAGCAACGGAGCGACCAGGACGACCGGCAGCTCAGCGAGGCCGTCGAGAAGCGGATCGAGTACATCGACGCGAAGAACGCCAAACGGTCGTTCACGGTCAACATCCGGGCCGTCGGCGTCCCCACCGACACCATCCGCGACGACCTCGATGGTCGGATGGACTCGCTCCTCCCGGTGTTCGACCCGCTTGATGGTCCGTTCTACGAGGTCGAGGGGCAACGCCTCCGGGACAGCGGCTTCCGTGAGAAGACGAAGGAGAAGAAGGCACGGGCCGCTCTCCAGCGCCTCCTCAATCGCGAGTTAATGACGGGGCGGGGGAAGACCCGCCCCGAGCTGGTCCTCTGTGGAACGGAGCTCGCGAACTTCGTCCTCGTTCCCTCCTCCGAACAGTTGACCGTCGAAGGGACGCGAGGAACCAGGGCCGAACAGCAGAGTCGGAACCCGCTCCCGTGGCCGAATCCGGATCTAATCCAGCAGTTCCAAGACGGGATGGCAATCGGCTACGCGCTCGACGAGAACGGTGAGCCACGGCCGGAGCCCATTCGGATTCCGCCAGACCTGTTGCCGACGCATTACGGGCGGTTCGCGTCGACTGGTGGCGGGAAGTCGAAGGCCATCATCAACGACGCGCTCTCGCTCCGTGATACGACTGGTGGCCCCGTCGTCCTCGTCGACCCGAAGGGGGACGGGATGTGTGAGAACTACCTGCGCTGCCACTACGAGCGGTTCAGTGGCCTCGACGACGTCTACCACTTCCGCGTCCCGGAGACAATCCCCGCGTTCTCCTTCTTCGACATCCGGCCTGCGCTCGAGGCCGGTCGCAACCGAGAGGACGCGATTCAGGACAAGGTCGATCACTTCCACGACATCCTCCGGATGATTATGGGCCGCGAGCAGTACGGGCAGGCGTTCGTCGCGAACGAGATCCTCAGCTACCTGATTAAGGCGCTGTTCGACGAGGAGTACGGGAGCGACGTGTTCGGCTTGGACGACCTCTTCGCCGCCGCGCTCCGGATGCAGCGCGACCAGACGATTCCCCCGGTCTCAGCGGATAACCAGAACATCGAGGAATCGCTGACGCGCCACTTCGCGAAGGACAACCACCAGTTCCAGGTGTCGATGGACGCCGTCGGGAACCGCCTCGACAAGCTCAAAGAGGACGCGCATCTCCGGCGAATCTTCAGCCACGTCCCCGAGCAGAATGACGCCGGCGAGTACGTCGACAACCGGTTCGACTTCCGCGAGTTCCTCGATAAAGACGCCACCATCATCTTCGACCTCGGCGACCTGCGGCCGGAGGCCCAGCGAGCGATCACCCTACTACTGTTGAGCAATCTCTGGGACGCCGTCCAGGTGCGCCGGCGCGACGGCCAGACCGACTACGAGAAGCTCACGAACCTCATCATCGAGGAGGCGGCGCCGGTCGCGTCGACGAAGCTCGTCTCCGAACAACTCCTGCCGCAGGGCCGGTCGTTCGGCCTGAGTATGGGCCTCGTGATGCAGTTCCCCGAGCAGGTGCGGAACCGGAACGAGCGGGCCTACGACGAGGTGCTGAACAACATCAAGACCAAGCTCATCGGCAACATCTCGATCGAGCGCGACCTCGCGGAGTCGCTTGCCCACGAGGACCTCAGCCCGACCGAACTCCGCAACCGAATCAACACGTTGCCGAGCGGCGAGTGGATCGCCCAACTCCCCAGTCCGTCGTTCGGCGAGACTGGGCCGCCGCCGTTTTCGCTGAAGCCGCTCCCGATTGCGCCAGGCCATCCAGAAAGCGACCAGCCGCTCACAGAGCCCCAGGAAGACCATTTCGAGTCCGTGTCCCGGCCACGGATGGTCGAGCGGACACAGGCCCAGTACGGGCTGAGAGAGCCGACTGAGTCGACCACTTCCCCAGAGGAGACTGGCTGGGGGAGTTCGGGGGGTGAGACGACGGGCTCGGCTGCCGACGGCGATGCAGCGACCGACCCGACGCAATCCGCGTTCATCAGCGAATCGACGGCCGAGGACGCATCGACGTCGACCACCCAGGTCGAGACGGACAGCGACCCAGATGCAGACGAGGCAGCGATGAGCCCCCTGTTCGGGCAGGCCACCGAAACGGACGAGGACCCAGCTGGTGACCAAGCAGCGCAGACGGAGAACGGGGCAACGCCCGTCCAGGAAAGCAGCGTACCCGTCCCCGATGACGAACTCCAACAACGCGGGCTCAGCCGTGACGACGTCCGATTCCTGAATCGGGTCCTCGACGTGATGAACCGAGAGGACGACGAGTACACGCTACTGGACAGGATGAGCCAGCTCCGGGACGAATACGACGACCTCCATATGGAACGGCTCACAGAACAGGACCTCCTGGAAGCGGACTCCGCGGCGGGGCGCAAGTACTACACCGTCCTCCCGGACGGTCGAGACCTCCTCGGGAGAGAATTGAAGGCGGGGCCAGGAGCGGGCGATCTCGGCGAGAAAACGCCACACAAGGTTGGCGTCCGGCTCCTCGAGCTGTGGCTCCACCAGCGGGACGACGTCGGTCGGGTGGAACCGTACTACGAAACCGACGACGGCACGGTATTGGACGTGGCCGGCTTCGACGAGGGCGGCGATCTCGTCTGGGCCGGCGAAGCAGAGCTCGCGAGTAACAACCGGCACGCCCCGGTCGAGGATTACGACAAACTCAGCGCGGTGGACGCCGACGCGATCTGGGCCTTCAACAATCGCGAGACGGCGCTCAATGTCCTGGAGAGCCTTGCCGACGCAGATCGAATCGACGAGCGGGTCAGCGGGCGGGCGGCACGGTCGTTCGCGACCATCAGAGACGCCGTCAACGAGTTCGATGCTGCGGGCCTGACCACCGTTCGGGGCTTCAAAAATCTCGATCAGGAACTCAACCAATGA